The Fontisubflavum oceani genomic interval GAATTCGACGAACGCCTCCCCACGATCGGTATGGTCCTCGATCACGACGGATTGCGCGCCAGCGAGACGCATCTTGACGTCGCCATCCGCTGTCACTGTGACATTGGCCGCTTGCCAAGCATCCAGATCGGCATACGTCGTCAGGAAGCCAAAGTCCGATAGATCAATGGTGTCTTTGGCCGACCCAAAGACTTGCAGATCGGTGATCGTATCGCGGGAAAAGCCACCGTCTTTGAAAATAAAGACATCTGCACCTGAGCCGCCAGTCAATTGGTTGACGCCCGATCCACCCTCAAGGCGGTCGGTCCCGTGGCCACCGTCCAGCGTGTCAGCGCCAGCACCGCCGCGGAGCACATCCGCACCGGAATCGCCGTTCAGAACGTCGCGCCCCGCATCGCCCGACAGATCGTCTGCGCCAGCGCCGCCATTCAGCACATCGCCACCGCCGCCACCAGACAAGACATCCTTGCCATTGCCGCCGAACAGAGCATCGACCCCTGCCCCGCCGGACAGAACGTCGTCACCCTGGCGCCCCATCAACGTGTCATTGCCCGTGCCACCGTCCAGCATGTCATTGCCCTGGCCACCGCCAAGAAAGTCGCTGCCGCCGTCGCCGTAAAGCACGTCATCGCCAATGCCGCCTCTCAGCTCGTCATTGCCGGTACCGCCATGCAGCTCGTCATTGTCGGCCCGACCATAGAGAAGATCCTTGCCACTGCCGCCCCAGAGGATGTCATTTCCGTCTGCGCCACCAAGCCGGTCATTGCCCGCCCCGCCGAACATGACGTCATCGCCTTTGCCGCTCCAGAGGAAATCGGCCCCGATACCGCCATCCAACGCGTCGTTGCCAGCGCCACCATAGAGACGGTCGTCGCCACCATCGCCCGTCAGGGTATCATCGCCATCGGCCCCATAGGCCTTGTCATTCCCCTCGTCGCCCTGGGAGTGATCATGACCAGCACCACCATAAAGGCGGTCGGAGCCGGTGCCGCCGGACAAAACATCTTGATCAGCACCGCCATAGAGGCGATCCGCCCCGATGTTGCCGGATATGTTGTCGTTCCCTTGACCACCAATGGCGACGTCATTCGCGCCACCGCCTGAAATCTCGTCATTATCATTGCCGCCAAAGAGGCTGTCTGCACCGGCACCGCCAAACATCTGATCCTGCTCATCGCCACCGAAGAGTTTGTCGTTCCCTCCTTGGCCATACATGGTGTCATTACCATCACCACCCCAGAGTTTGTCATCGACGCCACCCGATCCGGACCCCGTGCCGGAGCTGGAGCCACCGGCCCGGACATTGCCGCCGGTTAGGTAGTCGTCACCCGTGCCGCCATAAATTTTGTCCTGACCCGCGCCGCCATCGATCACATCGGCGCCACCGCCGCCGCGCAGCGCATCTGCACCACCTGCGCCAGAGATCGTGTCGTCGCCGCCTTGGCCATAAACGCGGTCGGCGCTGTTGCCTGCCGAAATCGTGTCGTCACTTTCTTTGCCGTGAATGCGGTCCGGACCTGCGCCGCCACTGATCTCATCGGCCTCCGGTGTTCCGTATATATGTCTCGCCATTGTGGTCTCCCCTAACAGGCGTTGCGTTTTCTCATCACGCGACACCTATCGGACCATGGGGCCGAAGCGACCTGAGCAATGGCATATCTTCAGAAGAA includes:
- a CDS encoding calcium-binding protein; the protein is MARHIYGTPEADEISGGAGPDRIHGKESDDTISAGNSADRVYGQGGDDTISGAGGADALRGGGGADVIDGGAGQDKIYGGTGDDYLTGGNVRAGGSSSGTGSGSGGVDDKLWGGDGNDTMYGQGGNDKLFGGDEQDQMFGGAGADSLFGGNDNDEISGGGANDVAIGGQGNDNISGNIGADRLYGGADQDVLSGGTGSDRLYGGAGHDHSQGDEGNDKAYGADGDDTLTGDGGDDRLYGGAGNDALDGGIGADFLWSGKGDDVMFGGAGNDRLGGADGNDILWGGSGKDLLYGRADNDELHGGTGNDELRGGIGDDVLYGDGGSDFLGGGQGNDMLDGGTGNDTLMGRQGDDVLSGGAGVDALFGGNGKDVLSGGGGGDVLNGGAGADDLSGDAGRDVLNGDSGADVLRGGAGADTLDGGHGTDRLEGGSGVNQLTGGSGADVFIFKDGGFSRDTITDLQVFGSAKDTIDLSDFGFLTTYADLDAWQAANVTVTADGDVKMRLAGAQSVVIEDHTDRGEAFVEFVMDTILF